In Xiphophorus couchianus chromosome 24, X_couchianus-1.0, whole genome shotgun sequence, a single genomic region encodes these proteins:
- the hecw2b gene encoding E3 ubiquitin-protein ligase HECW2 isoform X4, with protein MEAETKICFKYYHGISGALRATTPCITVKNPGVPVRGEGQVEEQSGSEHCRKLVSFTLSDIQAVGLKKGMFFNPDPYLKMSILPGKRSGLPKFTHHGQERRSTIIANTINPVWHGEKYTFVALMTDVLEIEVKDKFAKSRPIIKRFLGHLIIPVQRLLEGPTVEGHQVSYSLCRRLPTDNVSGQLQFRVDITSTGQEEASPDAAGGSLLGSGDPGSPSDDEDLPQASTSSRVTSGPSPMGSDNSPLLVNGLCCYGENIMWHEPGHVGENDLPSAALGHLTHRQVSLNDYLDALEAPTGHRDRLLVPPLPKLRSSFPTDTRLNAMLHIDSDEDEDTAGQHRDLSQSTRAEQSTDSVSRSPAQNEDLKEDIGAGAEEGSSSAGQLPTEPPNSGNEVAAENGENKACALTRASVDGAEGSAGAAQVTEETAVFSSQKPGAEAAAANPQGDSVPQCSCQEQSSRMGTCSPSLGPLSPIQEVESRKELAPKAEEEGAESSSSEVNGPVGASAPNSSRDARGGESSEVGATAQVNSHQSVRSLPSVRHDISRYQRVDEPLPPNWEARIDSHGRIFYVDHVNRTTTWQRPTAPPAPQTLQRSSSIQQMEQLNRRYQSIRRTITNDSRQEEQPASELLGDEADMHPSVPELRRDNGVAQASSRSRISLLLQSPTAKFLTSPDFFTVLHSNPSAYRMFTTNTCLKHMISKVRRDAHHFERYQHNRDLVAFLNMFANKQLELPRGWEMKHDHSGKPFFVDHNCRATTFIDPRLPVQSSRPSLLSHRQHLTRQRSHSAGEVSPRQLVGEETHHPGPPVLPRPSSTFTSASRGQCQEVIPVAYNDKIVAFLRQPNIFEILQERQPDFSRKHVLREKVQLIRTDGVSGLTRLSGDADLVMLLSLFEDEVMSYVPPHALLLPSYCQSPRGSPVSSPQNSPGTQRANARAPAPYKRDFEAKLRNFYRKLETKGYGQGPGKLKVTIRRDHLLEDAFNQIMCYSRKDLQRSKFYVSFVGEEGLDYSGPSREFFFLVSRELFNPYYGLFEYSANDTYTVQISPMSAFVDNHHEWFRFSGRILGLALIHQYLLDAFFTRPFYKGLLRIPCDLSDLEYLDEEFHQSLQWMKDNDIEDMLDLTFTVNEEVFGQITERELKPGGGNIPVSEKNKKEYIERMVKWRIERGVVQQTESLVRGFYEVVDARLVSVFDARELELVIAGTAEIDLSDWRSNTEYRGGYHDNHIVIRWFWAAVERFNNEQRLRLLQFVTGTSSIPYEGFASLRGSNGPRRFCVEKWGKITSLPRAHTCFNRLDLPPYQSFSMLYEKLLTAVEETSTFGLE; from the exons CTGAGACAAAGATCTGTTTCAAATATTATCATGGAATAAGTGGAGCATTAAGAGCAACAACTCCTTGCATCACTGTGAAGAACCCAGGAGTCCCA gTGAGAGGTGAAGGCCAAGTGGAGGAGCAGTCAGGAAGTGAACATTGTCGAAAACTTGTCAGCTTTACCCTGTCAG ATATCCAGGCAGTGGGGTTGAAGAAGGGGATGTTTTTTAACCCTGACCCATACTTGAAAATGTCCATCCTTCCTGGGAAGAGGAGTGGCCTCCCCAAATTCACTCACCATGGCCAGGAGAGGCGCTCCACCATTATAGCCAACACCATCAACCCTGTGTGGCACGGGGAG AAGTACACCTTTGTGGCTCTGATGACTGATGTGTTGGAGATTGAAGTGAAGGATAAGTTTGCCAAGAGCCGACCAATCATCAAGCGCTTTCTGGGTCATCTGATCATCCCCGTACAGAGACTTCTTGAGGGGCCGACAGTTGA GGGTCACCAGGTCAGCTATAGCTTGTGTCGCCGCCTCCCGACAGACAATGTGAGCGGCCAGCTTCAGTTCAGAGTGGACATCACTTCCACCGGACAAGAAG AAGCCTCCCCAGACGCTGCTGGAGGAAGCCTCCTGGGCAGCGGAGACCCTGGCAGCCCATCTGATGATGAAGATCTTCCTCAAGCCTCCACATCATCTCGTGTCACAAGTGGACCTTCTCCCATGGGTTCCGACAATAGCCCCTTGTTGGTGAATGGCCTTTGTTGTTATGGAGAGAACATTATGTGGCATGAGCCCGGACACGTGGGAGAGAATGACCTGCCCTCTGCGGCTCTGGGGCATCTCACCCATCGACAGGTGTCCCTCAATGACTACCTTGACGCTCTTGAGGCCCCCACTGGCCACAGGGACCGACTTTTGGTGCCGCCTTTGCCTAAACTGCGCTCCAGCTTTCCAACTGACACACGACTCAACGCCATGCTGCACATTGATTCAGATGAGGATGAGGATACAGCGGGGCAGCATAGAGACCTATCCCAGAGCACAAGGGCAGAACAGAGCACGGACTCTGTAAGCAGATCACCTGCACAGAACGAAGATTTAAAGGAAGATATTGGAGCTGGAGCAGAGGAAGGTTCTTCTTCTGCGGGTCAGCTTCCAACTGAGCCTCCAAATTCTGGAAATGAAGTAGCAGCAGAAAACGGGGAAAACAAAGCTTGTGCTCTAACCAGAGCATCGGTAGATGGGGCTGAAGGGTCTGCTGGAGCAGCACAGGTGACTGAAGAAACAGCTGTCTTCTCATCCCAAAAGCCTGGAGCCGAGGCTGCTGCAGCCAATCCACAGGGAGATTCCGTACCACAATGTTCCTGTCAGGAGCAGAGTAGCAGGATGGGAACCTGTAGCCCTTCCCTGGGTCCTCTTTCACCCATTCAA GAGGTTGAATCAAGGAAAGAActtgctccaaaagcagaagaGGAAGGGGCAGAGTCTTCAAGCAGTGAGGTGAACGGGCCAGTTGGAGCATCTGCTCCGAACAGCAGCAGAGATGCTAGAGGAGGAGAGAGTTCTGAAGTTG GTGCCACAGCTCAGGTCAACAGTCATCAGTCTGTTCGGTCCCTTCCCTCTGTCCGCCATGACATCAGCCGCTATCAAAGAGTAGATGAGCCTCTGCCTCCTA ATTGGGAGGCTCGCATTGACAGTCATGGTCGCATCTTTTATGTGGATCATGTGAACAGAACAACAACATGGCAGCGGCCTACTGCTCCCCCGGCCCCACAGACTCTACAGAGGTCCAGCTCCATACAGCAGATGGAACAGCTCAACCGCAG GTATCAGAGTATCCGAAGGACGATAACAAATgacagcagacaggaggagcagCCAGCCAGTGAGCTGCTTGGGGATGAGGCTGATATGCATCCATCTGTTCCAG AGCTCCGGAGGGACAACGGTGTGGCTCAGGCCAGTTCCAGGTCTCGCATCTCCTTGCTGCTGCAGTCCCCCACCGCCAAGTTCCTCACCAGTCCTGACTTCTTCACTGTGTTGCATTCCAACCCT AGTGCCTATCGCATGTTTACCACCAACACATGTCTGAAGCATATGATCAGTAAGGTTCGTAGAGATGCACACCACTTTGAGCGCTACCAGCACAACCGTGACCTGGTGGCTTTTCTCAACATGTTTGCGAATAAACAGCTCGAGCTGCCCAGAGGCTGGGAGATGAAGCATGACCACAGCGGCAAG CCTTTCTTTGTGGATCATAACTGCCGTGCTACCACATTCATTGACCCTCGGCTGCCTGTTCAGAGCTCTCGTCCAAGCCTTCTATCTCACCGCCAACATCTGACCCGACAACGTAGTCACAGTGCTGGGGAGGTCAGTCCAAGGCAACTG GTGGGTGAAGAAACGCATCACCCTGGTCCTCCAGTCTTGCCACGACCTTCAAGTACCTTCACCTCAGCTAGCAGGGGGCAGTGCCAAGAGGTTATCCCTGTGG CTTACAATGACAAGATTGTGGCTTTTCTTCGACAACCAAACATCTTTGAGATTTTGCAGGAGAGACAGCCGGACTTCAGCCGAAAGCATGTACTCAG GGAGAAGGTCCAGCTGATCCGCACAGATGGTGTGTCAGGACTGACCCGACTGTCAGGAGATGCGGACCTTGTCATGCTGCTGAG TCTGTTTGAAGATGAAGTGATGTCCTATGTCCCTCCTCATGCCTTACTTCTCCCCAGCTACTGCCAGTCACCTCGGGGATCCCCTGTTTCCTCCCCGCAGAACTCACCAG GAACTCAGCGAGCCAATGCCAGAGCCCCAGCTCCTTACAAGAGAGACTTTGAGGCAAAACTCCGCAACTTCTACAGAAAACTGGAAACTAAAGGCTATGGTCAAGGCCCTGGAAAGCTAAA AGTGACTATCCGTCGGGACCATCTCTTGGAAGATGCTTTCAACCAGATCATGTGCTACTCCCGGAAGGACCTGCAGCGCAGCAAGTTCTACGTCAGTTTTGTTGGGGAGGAGGG ctTGGACTACAGTGGGCCTTCTAGGGAGTTTTTCTTCCTGGTTTCCAGGGAATTGTTCAACCCATATTATGGTCTGTTTGAATATTCAGCCAATGACACCTACACCGTTCAGATCAGCCCCATGTCGGCCTTTGTAGACAATCACCATGAATG GTTCCGTTTCAGTGGCCGCATTCTGGGTCTGGCTCTGATCCATCAGTATCTGCTGGATGCCTTCTTCACCAGACCCTTCTATAAAGGCCTTCTCCGCAT TCCCTGCGATCTGAGTGACCTGGAATATCTGGATGAGGAGTTCCACCAGTCTCTCCAGTGGATGAAGGACAATGATATAGAAGACATGCTTGACCTCACCTTTACTGTCAATGAGGAAGTGTTTGGACAG ATCACAGAACGGGAGCTGAAACCTGGTGGAGGGAACATCCCTGTCTCAGAGAAGAACAAGAAAGAGTACATCGAGCGAATGGTGAAATGGAGGATAGAGCGAGGAGTCGTCCAGCAGACTGAAAGCCTGGTCAGAGGTTTTTATGAG GTGGTGGATGCGAGGTTGGTGTCTGTGTTTGATGCCAGGGAGCTGGAGCTGGTCATTGCTGGCACTGCTGAGATTGACTTATCAGACTGGAGGAGCAATACTGAATACAGAGGAG GTTACCATGACAACCATATTGTGATCCGGTGGTTCTGGGCTGCAGTGGAAAGATTCAACAATGAGCAGAGATTACGACTCTTGCAG TTTGTGACAGGAACATCAAGCATTCCATATGAGGGCTTCGCTTCACTGCGTGGCAGCAATGGACCTCGCAGGTTCTGTGTGGAGAAGTGGGGAAAGATCACCTCACTGCCCAG